A DNA window from uncultured Methanoregula sp. contains the following coding sequences:
- a CDS encoding DUF2178 domain-containing protein — MKKNVFYLLIGCISLILLAIFWYSVEIHNPLIIEAAFIIAVALAYLIRRMVVDMSEDERSAKITEQAVLRTFQIFWVGFCAISILAVMELLYVPEFSKERFIGRPVGLFTPKMIGYLQLGLLCLMIFLYVGFRMYYARKYGDWETDEE, encoded by the coding sequence ATGAAAAAAAATGTATTCTATCTCCTGATCGGCTGCATCTCTCTCATCCTTCTTGCCATTTTCTGGTATTCCGTGGAGATCCATAATCCTCTCATCATCGAAGCTGCGTTTATCATAGCGGTTGCGCTCGCGTATCTGATCCGGAGAATGGTCGTTGATATGAGCGAGGATGAACGCAGTGCAAAGATCACCGAACAGGCCGTGCTGCGGACATTCCAGATCTTCTGGGTCGGGTTTTGTGCGATCTCGATCCTGGCGGTCATGGAGCTCCTCTATGTTCCGGAATTCTCAAAGGAACGTTTCATCGGGCGCCCGGTGGGACTCTTCACCCCGAAGATGATCGGATATCTCCAGCTTGGGCTTCTCTGTCTGATGATCTTTCTCTATGTCGGGTTCCGGATGTACTATGCCCGGAAATACGGGGACTGGGAGACCGATGAAGAATAA
- a CDS encoding 2'-5' RNA ligase family protein: MTHYLIDIRLMGSVKNQIRQLSDHLTEKFSLGNNLVVPHITLAGPFSCEDEEKLVEDFTAICRHQKKIPKYEVGGYGFFDDTRVVYVTITPDDTLRQFRYDLAAAIAPYCSLRKYDLDSLEDFAFHATLAMKLDWLTFHRIKWYFRNQEPVIHRHHPIRATLLRNSKILCEYDFIQERMLTRAQAMSRATLMRDLDILRTWDDGSRERE, from the coding sequence ATGACTCACTATCTGATCGATATCCGCCTGATGGGCTCCGTGAAGAACCAGATCCGGCAGCTGAGCGATCATTTAACGGAGAAATTCAGCCTCGGGAACAACCTGGTTGTCCCGCATATCACGCTTGCCGGCCCGTTCTCCTGCGAGGATGAAGAAAAACTCGTTGAGGACTTTACCGCAATCTGCAGACACCAGAAAAAGATCCCGAAATACGAGGTCGGGGGCTATGGATTTTTTGACGATACAAGGGTGGTGTATGTCACGATCACTCCCGACGATACTCTCCGGCAGTTCCGGTACGATCTCGCAGCAGCGATTGCCCCGTACTGCTCGCTGCGGAAATATGACCTGGACTCGCTTGAAGACTTTGCGTTCCACGCAACGCTTGCGATGAAACTGGACTGGCTCACCTTCCACCGGATAAAATGGTATTTCCGGAACCAGGAACCGGTCATTCACCGGCACCACCCGATCCGGGCAACCCTGCTCCGGAATTCAAAAATACTCTGCGAGTATGATTTTATCCAGGAGCGGATGCTGACCCGGGCCCAGGCAATGAGCCGGGCAACGCTGATGCGGGACCTGGATATTCTCAGAACCTGGGATGACGGGAGCCGGGAACGGGAGTGA
- the glnA gene encoding type I glutamate--ammonia ligase, whose translation MAHATKQKKQSEMTKEQISGVHALIKKKNIQIVDLKFNDLPGLWQHFSIPASELNGSSDPKAGIWSDGIGFDGSSIRGFQKIQESDMLLYLDTSTAVVDPVCEVPTLSIICDVFDPLTKQAYTRDPRFIARKAEEYLKSTGIADESFWGPEYEFFLFNDVRYSQTVNQGFYSVDSMEGSWNSGRDEQPNLGYKPRYKEGYFPVPPHDSLQDIRSQMILRMIETGIPVEVHHHEVATAGQNEIDMRYGSLVKMADHCMMYKYIVKNMAREFGMVATFMPKPLFGDNGSGMHTHQSLWKEGKNLFFDAKGYGMISQTAKYYIGGLLKHANALMAFCAPSTNSYKRLVPGYEAPVNLVYSLRNRSAAVRIPMYSENPKSKRIEFRPPDPMCNPYLSFSALLMAGIDGVKKKIDPGQPFEGNTYELEGKAAKKLPTVPGSLEQAIDALEADHKFLLEGGVFTQDVIDVWIEYKRSEIDAVRLRPHPWEFHLYFDM comes from the coding sequence ATGGCACATGCAACTAAACAAAAAAAACAGTCAGAAATGACAAAAGAACAGATAAGTGGTGTTCACGCTCTTATCAAAAAGAAAAATATCCAGATTGTCGACTTAAAATTCAATGATCTTCCTGGCCTCTGGCAGCATTTCTCAATCCCGGCCTCAGAACTGAATGGTTCTTCGGATCCGAAGGCCGGGATCTGGTCGGATGGGATTGGATTCGATGGCTCATCCATACGGGGATTCCAGAAGATCCAGGAGTCCGACATGCTCCTTTATCTGGACACCTCCACAGCAGTTGTCGATCCGGTCTGTGAAGTTCCCACGCTCTCGATCATCTGTGATGTGTTTGATCCTCTTACGAAACAGGCATACACCCGTGACCCCCGGTTTATTGCCCGCAAGGCGGAGGAATACCTCAAATCAACCGGTATTGCAGATGAAAGTTTCTGGGGGCCGGAGTACGAGTTCTTCCTGTTTAATGATGTACGATACTCTCAGACGGTCAACCAGGGATTTTATTCTGTAGACTCAATGGAGGGCAGCTGGAATTCCGGCCGGGACGAGCAGCCGAATCTTGGGTATAAGCCGCGCTACAAAGAAGGATATTTCCCGGTACCTCCGCATGACTCGCTCCAGGACATACGGAGTCAGATGATTCTCAGAATGATCGAGACCGGTATTCCTGTCGAGGTGCATCACCATGAAGTTGCGACTGCCGGACAAAACGAGATCGATATGCGTTATGGATCTCTTGTCAAGATGGCAGACCACTGCATGATGTACAAATATATTGTTAAGAATATGGCCCGGGAGTTCGGCATGGTTGCGACATTTATGCCCAAGCCTCTCTTCGGAGATAACGGATCCGGTATGCACACACACCAGTCCCTGTGGAAGGAAGGAAAAAATCTCTTCTTTGATGCAAAGGGATACGGCATGATAAGCCAGACCGCTAAGTACTATATCGGCGGGCTCCTCAAGCACGCAAATGCACTCATGGCATTCTGCGCACCTTCAACCAACTCGTACAAACGGCTCGTACCCGGCTATGAAGCTCCGGTCAACCTTGTATACTCGCTCCGGAACCGCTCCGCGGCAGTCAGGATTCCGATGTATTCGGAGAATCCCAAATCGAAACGGATCGAGTTCAGGCCCCCGGACCCTATGTGCAACCCGTATCTCTCTTTCTCGGCCCTGCTGATGGCAGGTATCGATGGGGTTAAGAAAAAAATCGATCCCGGACAGCCGTTTGAAGGCAATACTTACGAACTCGAAGGAAAGGCGGCAAAAAAGCTCCCGACCGTTCCCGGCTCACTTGAGCAGGCTATCGATGCACTCGAAGCGGATCACAAGTTCCTGCTTGAAGGCGGTGTCTTCACCCAGGATGTCATCGATGTCTGGATCGAGTACAAACGTTCGGAGATCGATGCGGTCAGGCTCCGGCCCCACCCGTGGGAGTTTCACCTGTATTTCGATATGTGA
- a CDS encoding ammonium transporter yields MAIDSGATAWILASTALVMIMTPGVGLFYGGLVRKKNFINMITLSFVAFALVSIQWVLFGYSLAFSNDPTSSFNGFIGNLQYLGLNNVGMDPGPYSSVIPGLLYMVFQLVFATVTMAIVTSGFAERIKFSSYLIFALLWTTIVYDPLAHWVWGGGWTAQFGAVDFAGGTVVHISSGFAALALAIVIGKRVGYGKYAMEPANIPWSILGAALLWFGWFGFNAGSAVAANGLASVAFVTTNTAAAAGALAWMLVSWAHGGKPSSLGFVSGAVAGLVAITPAAGYVTPMASIIIGAVGGILCYSIMLWRQKKGVDESLDAWAVHGMGGLWGALATGIFAVASINGISGLIEGNTNQFIAQLVGAGAAVIYAFVVTYILAVIIDKTIGLRVSEEEEYVGLDISQHGERC; encoded by the coding sequence ATGGCAATTGATTCAGGAGCAACAGCATGGATCCTCGCCTCAACGGCGCTCGTCATGATCATGACGCCGGGCGTTGGTCTTTTCTACGGGGGTCTTGTCCGGAAGAAAAACTTCATCAACATGATCACCCTTTCGTTCGTTGCCTTTGCACTCGTCAGCATCCAGTGGGTGCTCTTCGGGTACTCGCTGGCATTCAGCAATGATCCCACAAGTTCGTTCAACGGGTTCATCGGCAACTTACAGTATCTCGGATTAAACAATGTGGGCATGGATCCCGGGCCGTACAGTTCGGTAATACCAGGTCTTCTGTACATGGTCTTCCAGCTGGTCTTCGCAACAGTGACCATGGCCATAGTGACATCGGGATTTGCAGAACGTATCAAGTTCAGCTCGTACCTCATCTTTGCACTTCTCTGGACCACGATTGTCTATGATCCGCTGGCCCACTGGGTGTGGGGCGGTGGCTGGACAGCCCAGTTCGGCGCAGTGGACTTTGCAGGAGGCACGGTCGTCCACATCAGTTCGGGTTTTGCGGCGCTTGCGCTTGCGATCGTGATCGGCAAACGTGTCGGATATGGCAAGTACGCCATGGAACCGGCCAACATCCCCTGGTCGATTCTCGGTGCGGCACTGCTCTGGTTTGGCTGGTTCGGATTCAACGCGGGTAGTGCAGTTGCAGCAAACGGCCTTGCATCCGTTGCATTCGTTACAACCAACACGGCAGCTGCAGCAGGTGCCCTTGCATGGATGCTCGTTAGCTGGGCTCACGGCGGCAAACCAAGCTCGCTCGGGTTTGTCAGCGGTGCAGTAGCCGGTCTTGTCGCGATAACTCCGGCAGCAGGTTACGTGACACCAATGGCATCGATCATTATCGGGGCAGTAGGCGGTATACTGTGCTACAGCATCATGCTCTGGCGCCAGAAGAAAGGTGTTGACGAAAGCCTCGATGCCTGGGCAGTCCACGGTATGGGCGGCCTCTGGGGCGCCCTTGCAACCGGTATCTTTGCCGTGGCATCCATCAACGGCATATCGGGCCTGATTGAGGGTAATACAAACCAGTTCATTGCACAGCTTGTCGGTGCCGGTGCGGCGGTCATCTACGCATTCGTAGTTACCTATATACTCGCGGTTATCATCGACAAAACGATCGGATTGCGTGTATCGGAGGAGGAAGAATATGTCGGACTTGACATATCGCAGCATGGGGAACGGTGCTGA
- a CDS encoding P-II family nitrogen regulator → MKLVKTIIKPERFEFVKKALEDKGFNGMTITEVKGRGEQKGISLEYRGGLMTVDVLPKIQIELVIKEKDVDTVVSIISESARTGKIGDGKIFVIPVEKSIRIRTGETEV, encoded by the coding sequence ATGAAACTGGTTAAAACCATCATTAAACCGGAACGATTCGAGTTTGTTAAAAAAGCACTGGAAGACAAAGGATTCAACGGCATGACGATCACCGAAGTCAAAGGACGCGGTGAACAGAAAGGTATCTCCCTGGAATACCGGGGAGGCCTGATGACTGTTGATGTTCTGCCCAAGATCCAGATCGAGCTCGTGATCAAGGAAAAGGATGTTGACACCGTTGTCAGTATCATTTCCGAATCCGCAAGGACCGGGAAGATCGGCGATGGAAAGATCTTCGTCATCCCTGTCGAAAAGTCAATCCGCATCCGCACGGGAGAAACGGAGGTGTAA
- a CDS encoding P-II family nitrogen regulator, producing MKMIWAVIRPESAQKVITALDTAGIGGMTRLHVTGHGREMGIALGTVRYTEIPKEMLMLVVPDNEVARAVTIIRSEAKTAAKSTLAEGSIGDGKIFVTFVDDSFPIRTAGKTGGA from the coding sequence ATGAAGATGATATGGGCAGTCATCCGGCCAGAGTCGGCGCAAAAGGTGATAACCGCTCTCGATACCGCCGGGATCGGGGGGATGACCCGGCTCCACGTAACAGGGCACGGCAGGGAGATGGGAATTGCCCTTGGAACAGTCCGTTATACGGAAATTCCCAAGGAGATGCTGATGCTCGTTGTTCCGGACAATGAAGTAGCAAGAGCGGTGACAATCATCCGGTCGGAAGCAAAGACCGCTGCGAAGAGTACACTCGCTGAAGGCTCAATCGGCGACGGAAAGATCTTCGTTACCTTTGTTGATGATTCATTCCCGATTCGTACAGCTGGAAAAACCGGCGGAGCATGA